In Burkholderiales bacterium, the following are encoded in one genomic region:
- a CDS encoding class I SAM-dependent methyltransferase gives MSLESSYTLLAPMYDFVIERPFRKIRADSLSRLPAEPSTVLVNGIGTGLDLPHLPTRHRYIGLDLTAAMLKRARPRTRGIAMNLVQGTSLALPFADDAFDHAVLHLILAIVPDPAGCLREAARVVKPKGSVLIVDKFLRKGQWAPLRRALNPLVSRLVTRVDVVFEQVLAKQPNLRLVDDRPVLFNGWIRSIRLIKNA, from the coding sequence ATGTCGCTTGAATCGAGCTACACGCTGCTAGCCCCGATGTACGATTTCGTCATCGAACGTCCGTTTCGGAAAATCCGCGCCGATAGTCTCAGTCGCCTGCCGGCAGAGCCTTCGACTGTTCTGGTCAATGGCATCGGCACCGGGCTCGATCTGCCGCATCTGCCTACGCGCCATCGCTATATCGGACTCGATCTGACCGCGGCCATGCTGAAGCGCGCCCGGCCGCGCACGCGAGGTATCGCCATGAATCTCGTTCAAGGTACCAGCCTCGCGCTGCCGTTTGCGGATGACGCCTTCGACCATGCTGTCCTGCATTTGATCCTCGCCATTGTGCCCGACCCGGCGGGCTGCCTGCGTGAAGCGGCGCGGGTCGTGAAGCCGAAAGGTTCGGTGCTTATCGTCGATAAATTTTTGCGTAAAGGCCAATGGGCGCCGCTGCGGCGCGCACTGAACCCGCTGGTTTCGCGTCTCGTAACTCGCGTCGATGTGGTTTTTGAACAGGTGCTGGCGAAGCAGCCGAATCTGCGTCTGGTCGATGATCGCCCGGTATTGTTCAACGGCTGGATCAGAAGCATCCGGCTCATCAAGAATGCATGA